A DNA window from Buttiauxella agrestis contains the following coding sequences:
- a CDS encoding aspartate:alanine antiporter, producing the protein MNINVADLLSGNYILLLFVVLTLGLCLGKLRLGPVQLGNSIGVLVVSLLLGQQHFSINTDALNLGFMLFIFCVGVEAGPNFFSIFFRDGKNYLMLALVMVGSAMLLALGLGKLFGWDIGLTAGMLAGSMTSTPVLVGAGDTLRHSGIAGTELAASLDNLSLGYALTYLIGLVSLIVGARYLPKLQHQDLQTSAQQIARERGLDTDAARKVYLPVIRAYRVGSELVAWADGKNLRELGIYRQTGCYIERIRRNGILANPDGDAVLQKGDEIALVGYPDAHSRLDPSFRNGKEVFDRDLLDMRIVTEEIVVKNHNAVGRRLGQLKLTDHGCFLNRVIRSQIEMPIDDNIVLNKGDVLQVSGDARRVKTVAERIGFISIHSQITDLLAFCAFFIIGLMIGMITFQFSSFSFGVGNAAGLLFAGIMLGFLRANHPTFGYIPQGALNMVKEFGLMVFMAGVGLSAGSGIGNGLGAVGGQMLIAGLIVSLVPVVICFLFGAYVLRMNRALLFGAMMGARTCAPAMEIISDTARSNIPALGYAGTYAIANVLLTLAGTLIVIIWPGL; encoded by the coding sequence GTGAATATAAACGTCGCAGATTTGTTAAGCGGGAATTACATCCTGTTATTATTTGTTGTTCTGACCTTAGGCTTATGTCTGGGTAAATTACGCCTCGGTCCTGTCCAACTGGGTAATTCCATTGGTGTTTTAGTGGTCTCTTTATTACTCGGACAACAACATTTTTCCATTAACACAGACGCCTTAAATCTGGGTTTCATGCTGTTCATTTTTTGTGTTGGCGTGGAAGCTGGGCCAAACTTTTTTTCAATTTTCTTCCGCGACGGCAAAAATTATTTAATGCTGGCACTGGTGATGGTCGGCAGCGCCATGCTCCTTGCATTAGGATTGGGGAAACTCTTTGGCTGGGATATTGGCCTCACCGCCGGTATGCTCGCTGGTTCGATGACCTCTACCCCCGTGTTGGTCGGTGCAGGTGATACCTTGCGCCATTCCGGCATAGCGGGAACCGAACTCGCCGCCTCTCTTGATAATCTTAGCCTCGGCTACGCGCTGACTTATCTTATCGGTCTGGTGAGTTTAATTGTGGGTGCGCGTTATCTGCCAAAACTTCAGCACCAGGATTTGCAAACCAGCGCTCAACAAATCGCTCGTGAACGCGGTCTGGATACCGATGCCGCACGCAAAGTTTACCTACCCGTTATCCGTGCCTACCGTGTAGGTTCTGAACTGGTTGCCTGGGCGGATGGCAAAAATCTGCGTGAACTGGGTATTTATCGCCAGACCGGTTGCTATATCGAACGTATTCGCCGTAACGGTATTCTGGCAAACCCGGACGGTGACGCTGTGCTGCAAAAAGGGGATGAAATCGCGCTGGTCGGTTATCCGGACGCACACTCTCGCCTCGACCCAAGCTTCCGTAATGGTAAAGAAGTTTTCGACCGTGACCTGCTGGACATGCGCATCGTCACCGAAGAAATCGTGGTGAAGAATCACAATGCCGTAGGTCGCCGCCTGGGGCAATTAAAGCTGACCGATCACGGTTGCTTCCTGAACCGCGTTATCCGCAGCCAGATTGAAATGCCTATCGACGACAATATCGTGCTGAACAAAGGCGACGTTTTACAGGTCAGCGGTGACGCTCGACGCGTGAAAACCGTGGCGGAACGCATCGGTTTTATCTCGATTCACAGCCAGATTACCGACCTGCTCGCTTTTTGCGCCTTCTTCATTATCGGCCTGATGATCGGCATGATCACCTTCCAGTTCAGCTCATTTAGTTTCGGTGTCGGTAACGCCGCCGGCTTGCTGTTCGCAGGCATCATGTTGGGCTTCTTGCGTGCCAACCACCCCACGTTCGGCTATATCCCGCAAGGGGCGTTGAACATGGTGAAAGAGTTCGGCCTGATGGTATTTATGGCGGGCGTCGGGTTAAGTGCCGGTAGCGGCATTGGCAATGGTTTAGGTGCCGTCGGCGGGCAAATGTTGATTGCAGGCCTAATCGTCAGCCTGGTACCAGTGGTTATCTGCTTCCTGTTCGGCGCATATGTATTGCGTATGAACCGCGCATTGCTATTCGGGGCGATGATGGGCGCACGAACCTGTGCCCCTGCGATGGAAATCATCAGCGACACCGCGCGCAGCAATATCCCTGCCCTTGGCTACGCCGGAACCTACGCTATCGCTAACGTGTTGTTAACGTTGGCGGGGACGCTTATCGTAATCATATGGCCTGGTTTGTGA